The following proteins come from a genomic window of Nostoc sp. TCL26-01:
- a CDS encoding FG-GAP-like repeat-containing protein, giving the protein MTLTKTPTNIETSLQNTTLIVIDAGVPDYQLLLTGIAPTTPVLILHPQQDGIEQITALISQQQIHSLQIIAHGSPGNLQLGNTQLNLDNLHHYQQQLQQWQITDLLIYSCELAQGETGQAFINQLHQLTEANIAAATNKVGNSQQGGSWELEVVRGEISTTLAITTAATIAYPGILPSFGTASPYTAGSRPSSVAVADFNGDGKLDLVSADGGSDNLTLLLGQSNGSFGPGPTYTVGSNSISVKVADFNGDGKLDLVNTNSNSNNLTVLLGQSNGSFGSPSTYTVGSNPISVAVADFNGDGKLDLVSANFSSRNLTVLLGQSNGSFGSVSTYTVGSNPWSVAVADFNGDGKLDLVSANGGRDNLTVLLGQGNGSFGSASTYTVGASPFSVAVGDFNGDGKLDLVSANYNDNNLTVLLGQSNGSFGSVSTYTVGTNPISVAVGDFNGDGKLDLVSANNGNGNNNLTVLLGQSNGSFGSPSTYTVGSFPRSVAVGDFNGDGKLDLVSANEGAYDPFTGDFIGSNLTVLQNTTPKVSISAGSNATEGVTNGSFTITLDTPAPTGGLVINFNTTGSTATSSDYTLVAGTNLTNLTANTFTIAVGQTTATLTVQATLDGVIDPNETVIVNLTSGSDYILGSNTTVNFTPATTPTYTVGTNPWPVAVGDFNGDGKLDLVSANYSSRNLTVLLGQGNGSFGSTSTYTVGTNPTSVAVGDFNGDGKLDLVSANYFSNNLSVLLGQSNGSFGSTSTYSVGSNPRSVAVADFNSDGKLDLVSANYGSRNLTVLLGQSNGSFGSTSTYTVGSNPTSVAVADFNGDGKLDLVSANESSHNLSVLLGQSNGSFGSTSTYSVGSTPTSVAVGDFNGDGKLDLVSANYGNGNNNLTVLLGQSNGSFGSTSTYTVGTNPYSVAVKDFNSDGKLDLVSANYNSNNLTVLLGQGNGSFGSASTYSVGSGPTLVAAGDFNSDGKLDLVSTNYNSNSLSVLLNSNAATLTINDPPGVTITQSGGNTNITESGSTDTYTVILISQPTNNVTITLNPGTQTTTNPTSLTFTTANWNTAQTVTVTAVNDNVAEGNHTSTITHTATSNDTNYNGINIANVTANITDNDTAGVTITQSGGNTNVTEGGATDTYTVILNSQPTNNVTITLNPGTQTTTTPTSLTFTTANWNTAQTVTVTAVNDNVAEGNHTSTITHTATSTDSNYNNLTIANVTANITDNDTAGVTITQSGSSTDVTEGGATDTYTVVLNSQPTNNVTISVNPGTQTTTSANTLTFTAANWNTAQTVTVTAVDDAVFEGNHTSTITHTATSNDTNYNNITITSVTANITDNDTAGVTITQTGGSTDVTEGGSTDTYTVILTSQPTSDVTISVNPGTQTTTSANTLTFTAANWNTAQTVTVTAVDDAVFEGNHTSTITHTATSSDTNYNNITITSVTANITDNDTAGVTITQSGGNTNVTEGGATDTYTVILTSQPTNNVTITLNPGTQTTTSANTLTFTAANWNTAQTVTVIAVDDAVFEGNHTSTITHTASSSDTNYNGITIANVTANITDNDTAGVTITQTGGSTDVTEGGSTDTYTVILTSKPTSNVTISVNPGTQTTANPTSLTFTTANWNTAQTVTVTAVDDAVAEGAHTSTITHTASSSDTNYNNITITSVTANIIDNDTAGVTITQTGGSTDVTEGSATDTYTLVLTSQPTADVTISINPGTQTTTNPTSLTFTTANWNTAQTVTVTAVDDAVAEGNHTSTITHTASSSDTNYNAITITSVTANITDNDTAGVTITQSGGNTNVTEGGATDTYTVILNSQPTSDVTISINPGTQTTATPTSLTFTTANWNTAQTVTVTAVDDAVAEGNHTSTITHTATSSDTNYNNITITSVTANITDNDSATPPSTDGTPGKDILYGTAGNDTINGLEGNDYLIGNAGNDTLNCGTGDDYGFGGVGDDTINGEDGNDLLYGNEGNDTLNGGEGNDNLDGGPGDDTLTGGNGNDTYTVDSLNDTITETAEGGTRDKVNSSITWTLGDNLENLTLIGNAAINGTGNSLNNQIFGNNASNTLDGGDGDDWLVGQGGNDTLIGGAGNDRLDGGSGNDTLNGGTGNDIYEIDSVSDVITEAANEGTDTVISSVEFTLATNFENLTLVGSGNLNGTGNDASNRLIGNSGNNTLTGLIGNDYLSGETGNDLLIGGSGNDTLVGGSGVDTFDLTGVLSSGFDTILDFQVGEDIVRLSGQEFGLPGGTLNSSLFVLGTKANTQSDRFIYNQATGALFYDADGSGSNQQVQIALFSNRAALSSNDFTVFSPQPL; this is encoded by the coding sequence ATGACACTCACAAAAACACCCACAAATATTGAAACCTCACTCCAAAACACAACCCTGATTGTCATCGACGCAGGAGTGCCAGACTATCAATTACTACTAACAGGCATCGCACCCACAACACCAGTACTCATCCTCCACCCCCAGCAAGATGGCATCGAGCAAATTACCGCCCTGATTAGCCAGCAACAAATCCACAGCCTGCAAATCATCGCTCACGGTAGCCCAGGCAACTTGCAACTAGGCAACACCCAACTCAACCTAGATAACCTGCACCATTACCAACAGCAACTACAGCAGTGGCAAATCACAGATTTACTTATCTATAGCTGTGAACTAGCCCAAGGTGAAACAGGACAAGCCTTCATCAACCAACTACACCAACTGACAGAAGCAAATATTGCCGCCGCTACAAATAAAGTCGGCAATAGCCAACAAGGAGGCAGTTGGGAACTAGAAGTAGTCAGAGGTGAGATATCCACCACCCTAGCCATCACCACAGCAGCCACAATTGCCTACCCTGGAATATTACCGTCATTCGGCACTGCCTCTCCTTACACCGCAGGCTCACGTCCTTCGTCAGTAGCAGTAGCAGACTTCAACGGCGACGGCAAGCTCGACTTGGTCAGTGCCGACGGCGGCAGCGACAACCTGACATTGCTGTTAGGGCAAAGCAATGGCAGCTTTGGCCCAGGCCCCACCTACACCGTCGGCTCAAATTCCATTTCGGTGAAAGTAGCAGACTTCAACGGCGACGGCAAGCTTGACTTAGTCAATACCAACAGCAACAGCAACAACCTAACAGTATTGTTAGGGCAAAGCAATGGCAGCTTTGGCTCACCCTCCACCTACACCGTCGGCTCAAATCCCATTTCAGTAGCAGTAGCAGACTTCAACGGCGACGGCAAGCTCGACTTAGTCAGTGCCAACTTCTCCAGCCGCAACCTAACAGTACTGTTAGGGCAAAGCAATGGCAGCTTTGGTTCTGTTTCCACCTACACCGTCGGCTCAAATCCCTGGTCAGTAGCAGTAGCAGACTTCAACGGCGACGGCAAGCTCGACTTAGTCAGTGCCAACGGCGGCAGAGACAACTTGACAGTTCTGTTAGGGCAAGGTAATGGTAGCTTCGGCTCTGCCTCCACCTACACCGTCGGCGCAAGTCCCTTTTCAGTAGCAGTAGGAGACTTCAACGGCGACGGCAAGCTCGACTTGGTTAGTGCCAACTACAACGACAACAACCTAACAGTACTGTTAGGGCAAAGCAATGGTAGCTTTGGCTCCGTCTCTACCTACACCGTCGGCACAAATCCCATTTCAGTAGCAGTAGGAGACTTCAACGGCGACGGCAAGCTCGACTTGGTCAGTGCCAACAACGGCAACGGCAACAACAACCTGACAGTGCTGTTAGGGCAAAGCAATGGCAGCTTCGGCTCACCCTCCACCTACACCGTCGGCTCATTTCCTCGGTCAGTGGCAGTAGGAGACTTCAACGGTGACGGCAAGCTTGACTTAGTCAGTGCTAACGAAGGCGCGTACGACCCGTTCACTGGCGATTTCATCGGCAGCAACCTAACAGTACTGCAAAACACCACACCCAAAGTCAGCATCAGTGCAGGCAGCAACGCCACTGAAGGCGTTACTAATGGTAGCTTCACCATTACCCTAGACACCCCAGCCCCCACAGGTGGGTTAGTCATCAACTTCAACACCACAGGCAGCACTGCCACCAGCAGCGACTACACCCTAGTTGCCGGCACAAATCTCACCAATCTCACCGCCAACACCTTCACCATCGCCGTAGGACAAACTACAGCCACCCTCACAGTCCAAGCCACCCTAGATGGTGTCATTGACCCCAACGAAACCGTCATCGTCAACCTCACATCAGGCTCCGACTACATCCTTGGCTCTAACACCACCGTTAACTTCACCCCCGCCACCACCCCCACCTACACCGTCGGCACAAATCCCTGGCCGGTAGCAGTAGGAGACTTCAACGGCGACGGCAAACTCGACTTAGTCAGTGCCAACTACAGCAGCCGCAACCTAACAGTACTGTTAGGGCAAGGTAATGGCAGCTTTGGCTCAACCTCCACCTACACCGTCGGCACAAATCCCACTTCAGTGGCAGTAGGAGACTTCAACGGCGACGGCAAGCTCGACTTGGTTAGTGCCAACTACTTCAGCAACAACCTGAGTGTGCTGTTAGGGCAAAGCAATGGCAGCTTTGGCTCAACCTCCACCTACAGCGTTGGCTCAAATCCCCGGTCAGTGGCAGTAGCAGACTTTAACAGCGACGGCAAGCTCGACTTAGTCAGTGCCAACTACGGCAGCCGCAACCTAACAGTGCTGTTAGGGCAAAGCAATGGCAGCTTCGGCTCAACCTCCACCTACACCGTCGGCTCAAATCCCACTTCAGTGGCAGTAGCAGACTTTAACGGCGACGGCAAGCTCGACTTAGTCAGTGCCAACGAAAGCAGCCATAACCTAAGTGTGCTGTTAGGGCAAAGCAATGGCAGCTTCGGCTCAACCTCCACCTACAGCGTCGGCTCAACCCCCACCTCAGTGGCAGTAGGAGACTTCAACGGCGACGGCAAGCTTGACTTGGTCAGTGCCAACTATGGCAACGGCAACAACAACCTGACAGTGCTGTTAGGGCAAAGTAATGGCAGCTTCGGCTCAACCTCCACCTACACCGTCGGCACAAATCCCTATTCAGTAGCAGTAAAAGACTTTAACAGCGACGGCAAACTTGACTTAGTCAGTGCTAACTACAACAGCAACAACCTAACAGTACTGTTAGGGCAAGGTAATGGTAGCTTCGGCTCCGCCTCCACCTACAGCGTTGGCTCAGGCCCTACCTTAGTGGCAGCAGGAGACTTCAACAGCGACGGCAAACTCGACTTGGTCAGTACCAACTACAACAGCAACAGCCTGAGTGTGCTGCTCAACTCCAATGCAGCCACTCTCACTATCAATGATCCTCCAGGTGTCACCATCACCCAAAGCGGTGGCAACACAAATATCACTGAAAGCGGAAGCACGGACACCTACACAGTCATCCTCATCAGCCAACCCACAAACAATGTCACCATCACTCTCAACCCTGGCACACAAACCACAACCAACCCAACCAGCTTAACTTTCACCACTGCCAACTGGAATACTGCCCAAACTGTGACAGTCACTGCCGTCAATGATAATGTCGCTGAAGGCAATCACACAAGCACCATCACTCACACAGCCACCAGCAACGATACCAATTACAACGGCATTAATATTGCCAACGTCACTGCCAACATCACTGACAACGACACCGCAGGCGTAACCATCACCCAAAGCGGCGGTAACACAAATGTCACCGAAGGTGGTGCAACTGACACTTACACAGTCATCCTCAACAGCCAACCCACAAACAATGTCACCATCACTCTCAACCCTGGCACACAAACCACAACCACCCCAACCAGCTTAACTTTCACCACCGCCAACTGGAATACTGCTCAAACTGTAACAGTGACAGCCGTCAATGATAATGTCGCTGAAGGCAATCACACAAGCACTATCACTCACACAGCCACCAGTACTGACAGCAATTACAACAACCTCACCATTGCCAACGTCACTGCCAACATCACCGACAACGACACCGCAGGCGTAACCATCACCCAAAGTGGCAGTAGCACTGATGTCACCGAAGGTGGTGCAACTGACACCTACACAGTCGTCCTCAACAGCCAACCCACAAACAATGTCACCATCAGTGTCAACCCTGGCACACAAACCACAACCAGTGCCAACACACTCACCTTCACTGCCGCCAACTGGAATACTGCCCAAACTGTAACAGTCACTGCTGTCGATGATGCTGTATTTGAAGGCAATCACACAAGCACCATCACTCACACAGCCACCAGCAACGATACCAATTACAACAACATCACTATTACCAGCGTCACTGCCAACATCACCGACAACGACACCGCAGGCGTAACCATCACCCAAACAGGAGGCAGCACTGATGTCACCGAAGGCGGAAGCACGGACACTTACACAGTCATCCTCACCAGCCAACCCACAAGTGATGTCACCATCAGTGTCAACCCTGGCACACAAACCACAACCAGTGCCAACACACTCACCTTCACTGCCGCCAACTGGAATACTGCCCAAACTGTAACAGTCACTGCTGTCGATGATGCTGTATTTGAAGGCAATCACACAAGCACCATCACTCACACAGCCACCAGCAGCGATACCAATTACAACAACATCACTATTACCAGCGTCACTGCCAACATCACCGACAACGACACCGCAGGCGTAACCATCACCCAAAGCGGTGGTAACACAAATGTCACCGAAGGTGGTGCAACTGACACCTACACAGTCATCCTCACCAGCCAACCCACAAACAATGTCACCATCACTCTCAACCCTGGCACACAAACCACAACCAGTGCCAACACACTCACCTTTACTGCCGCCAACTGGAATACTGCCCAAACTGTGACAGTGATAGCCGTTGATGATGCTGTATTTGAAGGCAATCACACAAGCACCATCACTCACACAGCTAGCAGCAGCGATACCAATTACAACGGTATCACCATTGCCAACGTCACTGCCAATATCACCGACAACGACACCGCAGGCGTAACCATTACCCAAACAGGAGGCAGCACTGATGTCACCGAAGGCGGAAGCACGGACACTTACACAGTCATCCTCACCAGCAAACCCACAAGCAATGTTACCATCAGTGTCAACCCTGGCACACAAACCACAGCCAACCCAACCAGCTTAACTTTCACCACTGCCAACTGGAATACTGCCCAAACTGTGACAGTGACAGCCGTTGATGATGCTGTCGCTGAAGGCGCACACACAAGCACCATCACTCACACAGCTAGCAGCAGCGATACCAATTACAACAACATCACCATTACCAGCGTCACTGCCAACATTATTGACAACGACACCGCAGGCGTAACCATCACCCAAACAGGAGGTAGCACTGATGTCACCGAAGGTAGTGCAACTGACACTTACACTCTCGTCCTCACCAGCCAACCCACAGCCGATGTCACCATTAGTATCAACCCCGGCACACAAACCACAACCAACCCAACAAGCTTAACTTTCACCACTGCCAACTGGAACACTGCTCAAACTGTCACTGTCACAGCCGTTGATGATGCTGTCGCTGAAGGTAATCACACAAGCACTATCACTCACACAGCTAGCAGCAGCGATACCAATTACAACGCCATCACTATTACCAGCGTTACTGCCAATATCACCGACAACGACACCGCAGGCGTAACCATCACCCAAAGCGGTGGTAACACAAATGTCACCGAAGGTGGTGCAACTGACACTTACACAGTCATCCTCAACAGCCAACCCACAAGTGATGTCACCATCAGTATCAACCCCGGCACACAAACCACAGCCACCCCAACAAGCTTAACTTTCACCACTGCCAACTGGAACACTGCTCAAACTGTCACTGTCACAGCCGTTGATGATGCTGTCGCTGAAGGTAATCACACAAGCACTATCACTCACACAGCCACCAGTAGCGATACCAATTACAACAACATCACCATTACCAGCGTCACTGCCAATATCACCGACAACGATTCTGCAACGCCACCCAGCACAGACGGCACACCAGGAAAAGACATTCTCTATGGCACAGCCGGAAATGACACCATCAACGGCTTAGAAGGCAACGACTACCTTATCGGCAATGCCGGCAACGACACCCTCAACTGTGGCACAGGCGACGACTATGGATTTGGTGGTGTAGGAGATGACACCATTAACGGTGAAGATGGCAATGATTTACTCTACGGTAATGAAGGTAACGACACCCTCAATGGTGGTGAAGGTAACGACAACCTCGACGGTGGCCCTGGTGATGACACCTTGACTGGTGGCAACGGCAATGACACCTACACTGTCGATAGCTTGAACGATACCATCACCGAAACTGCTGAAGGCGGCACTAGAGATAAAGTCAACTCTTCTATCACTTGGACATTAGGAGACAACCTAGAAAACCTCACCTTGATTGGTAACGCTGCTATCAACGGTACTGGTAATAGCCTCAATAACCAAATCTTCGGCAATAATGCCAGCAATACCCTCGATGGTGGTGATGGTGATGACTGGTTAGTTGGACAAGGTGGTAATGATACCCTGATTGGTGGTGCTGGTAACGATCGCCTTGATGGTGGTAGTGGTAATGATACTCTCAATGGTGGTACTGGCAATGATATCTATGAGATAGATAGTGTTAGTGATGTGATTACAGAAGCTGCCAATGAGGGTACAGATACTGTTATCTCTAGCGTGGAATTCACTCTGGCTACTAATTTTGAGAATTTAACTTTGGTGGGAAGTGGCAATCTCAATGGTACTGGGAATGATGCCAGTAATCGCTTGATTGGTAACAGTGGCAATAATACCCTGACTGGCTTGATTGGTAATGACTATCTCTCTGGTGAAACTGGCAATGATTTACTCATTGGTGGTTCAGGGAATGACACCCTTGTTGGTGGTAGTGGTGTGGATACTTTTGATTTGACTGGTGTTCTGAGTAGTGGCTTTGATACTATCTTAGATTTCCAAGTTGGTGAAGATATTGTCAGACTCTCTGGTCAAGAGTTTGGACTTCCTGGGGGAACACTCAATTCTAGTTTGTTTGTTTTAGGCACAAAGGCAAATACACAGAGCGATCGCTTCATTTACAATCAAGCTACAGGCGCACTGTTCTATGATGCTGATGGTAGTGGTAGCAATCAACAAGTACAAATTGCTCTGTTCTCTAATCGTGCAGCTTTGTCTAGCAATGACTTTACTGTTTTTTCTCCGCAGCCTCTCTAG